The genomic region aattaaagaagaaattaATTAAAGGGGAATAAATAACTGCCGGGAATCCCAAGCCATAGAAAGATATGAGTAATGTTTAGAAGTAAGGTGAAGCAGGCAGCAAAGGTAGAGGAGAAAAACAATGGAGTATGGGGGAGGAGTGGGGTGAAGTGATAGGGGAGAGTCAACGTCAGGAGCAAACCACAAGACATAACGTGCGGTATTCCATCGTCTCCAGTGCTTGCAGAAGCGCAGTGCTTCGACAGGGTAAGGTGAGAAGCGGGGTTGACATCACCGTCACAGTTCTGGCTACTGAATGTCATCAGCTGTCCTTGTTCCCAAGAATGAACCAGCTGGTGCCTCTTAGCCTTGGCCTCGCCTGACGTAGAGTGTGTGgcgctccttctctctcactgtctTGGCGCCTGTCTTGAACACTGCCATCTGGCGGCCTGGTGAGTCCATGAAACAGATGTGGTATGGATGAGAAAACATGAAGTGTAGGGGATCAGCCATACGTCATGTAACACCCTAGGCCAGTTTATATTAcaattaggtaaacacacacacacctgtccaggCCCACTGATCCAGCAACACGAAGGCAACACAGGCAGGCAGCTGGGAACACAGCGAGGCAGCCTCAGCAGGAGAGGACACAGACTGCACGCAGCTCATGCCTTCCATTCTCAGGCAAGGAAAGTCCTCCCTTTCCACAGTGGAGTCATGAAACACTACAAAATCTGTTGGATATTTAGAGAACTCAATGTTGAGAGCTGATACTGACTTGCATTGCACAAAGCTGTCACAGCCTGGCATCACTTTTATCTAGGTAATGATTGTTAGAGATGAGAGAGCAACTAATACAAGGTGATCTGATAGCAGACAGGACAACTTTCACCTCACTAAGTCAACATGATTATGCAAGTttgaataacctaaatttataatGAGCTTCAACAAGATAAAGAAATCAAATTGCCCTGGAAAAGTCACGTGCTGACATAACAGACGAGAGTATTGGATTTACTGTTTATCTGCTGCTTCTCGGCGTGGGTGAGGTAGCCACCAGTGGAGAAGTTGTGTGCTAGCGCCTGGATGGCTCGGTGCAGGTGCTCAGAGTCCAGCCTGCCCTGAGCCTGCTGCTCCACTATGTACAGGCTGGTTTGCTCCAGGGCGGGGGGGCCACCATAGGGGATCAGGATGCGCATAAAGTGCTGGCTGGCGTAGATGGAGTTGAGGAGACTGTTGAAGCCTCGACACAGACCTCGGTCACAGGGCactgcagggaggaaggaggaatgtagTGGCTTTCCTTTGGATATAAAGCAAGACAATGTTTTCTATAATTATACTGCAGCACTGACAGTAGGCTACATTCACCCTGGCTCACAGACAAGTATCTTTGTGGTTGATGCTTTATGTAATGTACTGTACTACTCTGATATGCCTAGTTAATAATGAATAGAGTGTGGGCTATTACAGGGTACATAAGGACTCAAGAGGGAGGTAGACACACACTTTTTGCAGTCTTTGTACTTTCAGAGGGTTTCAGAAATGTAAGGCCCCCAAAATTGAAAGGGTGGCTGTAATGGCATGACAGAAGCATCAGCAGGACTCACCACTGGCCAGGATGGTCTCCTTGGTGCTGTCCTGCATCACACAGTCTCTGGCGGTGGTGCACTGCGGGTCGCCCACCACCACGTCGTCCACGTCAGACAGCTTCAGTGACCCGTCCACGATGACAAACTGCTCCCGCCTAAAGTCCTTCATGAGCACAGGACCAACGGGCGACCGGGCCAGCAGCAGCAGAATCCTTCCCACATCAACAGCCAGCTGGGACAGAAAGGATACCATGGCTTTCAACCTGACTACTCTGCCTGCATAAATTTCTTTACTAACTTTCCACGGCCAGCTGGGACAGGAAGGACACCATGGATCTCAACTCAACTACTATGTTCTCATCTTTATTAatttaagagaaggaaaatggggtgATACATTAAGCAAAATCCATGGAGTTTACCCACCTGTAGCCTTGCCTCGTAGCCCATCTGAAGGATCTCCACCACCCGCACAGGCCGGCCAAGCTCCACCACCATGGCCACCACCCCACTCCTGGGCGGCCCCGGGGAGTACTCCACCTCCGGCACACACTCCCCATACACCTGTGAGAAAGGAGGCGGCAAATAACAGAATTATAGAAGTGATTTTTAAACTTTTTCCTCTCATGCATTTATTGATTTGCCTGTATACTCTTGCCTACATAtcttttcaattatttcctctcatgcattcattaattttcctctatACTTCTTTATCTCTCACTGATCACCTTGATGACATTGGGGTGGGTCAGCTTGTGCAGCATCCGTGCCTCCTGCAGCAGCTTGGCTGCACATCGCCGGTAGCACACGCTCACCTCTGCTGCCTTGCACTCTGTCATGTCATGGCCAGAGGTGTGGACAGTCTTCACTGCCACCCAGCTAGTGCTGTACCAGCCCCTGCAGGAAAAGGTTAGCATGTATGTGGGTTAGGTCATTTCCACCTACCTGATCACCTGTCCTCTTTACTGATGTACTCTGGTTTATTCTGCAGGCTAACAACAGTCACGACCTTGGCAGTTCATGCCTACCTGTACACAGCCTTGGTCCAGCCCGAGCCAATGAGGGTGAGGTTAGAGATGGCCAGCAGGTTGTCACAGCCCAGCGTCTGTCCACTGGAGGGCGTCCAGGCTGCCGGAGAAACATGACAACACAAGCTaataaaaggtaaaggtaaaattaGGGGCATACATTATAGGTGCGCATGGGTGCAGTGTTCATCTCCATtgtgttggccctttgagcctatggtgggaagaacccatcacccTGGGACAGCCCTGTTCCCTCAAGGGAACACACACTGGACCACAGGACACCAGCCCATGTACAAAGTGGCCACAGTGCTGAGCCGAGGCCCCTGCCTCCGAGATACTCCAAACCTGACCTTGGTCATGATGATCAAGAATGAGAAATGGACTTGTGCAGGTCATGTCATGCAAAGACCTGAGTGGCAACACACAAAATGTAATCATAGCGGACTGAAAATTAACTGAAGATGAAATAAGGACATTTACCAGAGCAGGACGGAGTTTACTGATACTTATTTACTTAGTTTACTTGGTAAGTAAGTTAGAGGCCAGCGCCTCACAGTCGTGGTGGTGAAACGCCTCACTCGTCAGCAGAATGAGCACGTGGTAGTCACTGCACTGCCGATATTACGGACACGTCCTTCAAGAGTGGCATGCAATATTTTGTGTGAAGACAGGCCCAGAGGGTGAGCCAGAGTTACCTGCCTTGAGCCTCACCTGGCTGTGGCCGCCGCTTGGTCTGGCCGCCgaggaacaccaccaccagggcgaGGTTGGCCAGCAGACACAGGCACAGGTACACCGTCAGGTACAGGCTCAGGTGGGACGACCTCGCCATCACCCTCGGCTGCACGACACGGCTGGGAGGCCGGACCTGCTATGCTTTccattcagcctcctcctcctttttcagtgtcttccctccagcctcctcctccttcttctttttcttcagtgtcttccctccagcctcctcctccttcttcagtgtcttccctacagcctcctcctcctccttcttcttcttcagtgtcttccgttcagcctcctcctcctccttcttcagtgtcttccctacagcctcctcctccttcttcttcttcttcagtgtcctCCCTCGAGActactccttcttttttttgccttcagcctcctcgtcctccttcttcttcctgccttcagcctcctcctcttccttcttcttcagtgtcttcTCTCCAGCCtaaccagcctcctcctccttcctcttcctcttcttcttcactgtcACAACAACCTGTTTGGCCGTGTCCTCAGCATCATTCAACGAAGGCTTATTTTAGCTTCTCCAGCAGGCTCTTCTAATGCCTCTTTTACTTCACTGCTGACATAGAAACCTCAAATTGATCTTCTTATTTGCattatctatctttatttgtACTTATTTGGCTTGATTTGCGTGTAAAGAGCTGTCAAAGTCGTGCGGCGCGTAATAAAGTCCCGCCAAATCCCTCGCCCAGACGTTCCCACCCAAGGGTTCCTGTCAATACATTTTATTTGCCAGGTAATAACATCGATCTGGGGTGCTGGGGGTCATCTGCGGGGTTGGGGGTTATCTGGGGGGCTGGGGGTCATCTGGGGGACTGGGGGTTATCTGCGGGGCTGGGGGTTATCTGGGGGGCTGGGGGTCATCTGGGGTGCTGGAGGTCATCTGGGGGACTGGGGGTTATCTGCGGGGTTGGGGGTTATCTGGGGGGCTGGGGGTTATCTGGGGGACTGGGGGTCATCTGTGGGGTCATTTTGGGGGCTGGAGGTCATCTGGGGGTCATCTGTGGGGTCATCTGGGGATCATCTGGGGGACTGGGGGTCATCTGGGGGTGCTGGGTGGTCATCTCGATCGGGATATTGGGGGATTAATATATGcaaggttgataggtggtttttaggacagcatgtgagtgGTCTAATAAGGGCACGCGCCGATGACTAATAAAATGGCAGcttgtttgtatacattttaagagttcaattccttccttttcctttgattAATCccattttttattatcgttttgtATCCATTCCCAGTTTTTGCTATATACGTAGATACTTGTTTATACTAATTGTCTTCAGATGTGTGTTTTTGGTGggccctggtgttttttttttttttttttttttttgtggaccTAGTGTTTTTTGTGGGGTGGGTGGGGCCAGGTGTGCTTTTTTGGTGGGCCCTGGTGTTTTTATTGGtgtggcctggtgttttttttggggtggggcctggtgtgcttttttggtggggcctagtttttttttggggtgggtgggtgggtggggcctggtgtgcttttttggtggggcctggtgtttttttggggggtggggcctggtgtgcttttttggtggggcctggtgtttttttggggggtggggcctggtgtgcttttttggtggggcctggtgttttttttggggtgggtgtgtggggcctggtgtgcttttttggtggggcctggtgttttttttggggtgggtgggtggggcctggtgtgcttttttggtggggcctggtgttttttttggtggggcttgGTGTGTTTTTGGTAGGCCCTGGtgctttttttggtggggcctggtgttttttttggtggggcctggtgtgtttTTGGTAGGCCCTGGTGCTTTTTTTGGTGGGGCTTGGTGTGTTTTTGGTAggccctggtgttttttttggggggtggggtgtgttttttggtggggcctgtttttttttgttttttttttgggtggggcctggtgtgcttttttggtggggcctgtttttttttgttttttttttgggtggggccGGTGtgcttttttggtggggcctatTGCTAAATTTTACTTCATTGCCTTAGGGGGCCGGTTAGGTATATATTTACTTATCCTTTATAAAGGGGTAGGCTATAGGCCGCTAAAGCCTTAAGTTACCAATGAATAAAGGCGTATACCGATAAATATACACATATACCGTGATATAACATTTTATAATGGTAGTCTATATATCGTTAAATAAATTAAGGTGCACATAGGACATTATTTATGAAGTACACCGTTAAATATAAGAGTAATAAATATCGTTAAATTAAGGTGCAtgttgcaaaaatatatatttatacacgaTTCACAAATTAAAGTGCATACTTCATAGGGGGTCCGCCAGGCGTCAGGGCAAGGTCAGAGGTCAGCCCGTCAGCTAGTGTCTCGGTAGGGTCAGGTGCACGTGGTAGCCATTCGCGAGTTTCTTGCATCTGCCATTGCTGATTAGTCTGTCTATGGAGTGAGTCTGAGCCTGGGGGGAGTCTCATTATTAGTGCTGACGGGCTGTTATTAAGTACGTACCTTGCTGTTATTAAGTGCATATCCATTTTTTAAGCCGCTATCCAACACGCGGTAAGTAACCATTACTACACAGTAACTTAACATTTGAAGCAGTAGTTTTAGGCATAAGAATAATTGACTCCTCCATCCATTGCTCTTCAGATTTATAAATATAGTTGTTGTAATAGTGTACAGTCTACGTTGTCTGTTACAAGTCTAATATCCAGTTACTATTAAGCTACTTTCCAACAAGCGGTAAGTTACTGTTCAACATGCAGTAGTTACCATCGAAGAAGTACTAGCTGGTGTAAGTATATGAATAACTCCTCAGTCCATTGTTTTTTTCAGATTTAATACTCAGATGGTTGTTGTAGAGGTGATTATGTTGTCTCGCAGGTGTTACAGGTGCGTTAAGTTTATACGAGGATGCACAATTAGGCTTTTATTCTTTATTACGTTAGCTTATCATTACTTTATTCTTTATTACAGAGGTGTCAAATCTTTACGAGGATGTCAAAACTCCTATTCTTCATTACTCTAGCCTATTATTACTTTATTACATATTATCGTACTTTATTACTTTACTGTATTACTTTATTCCATATGACTTTATACTTTATCACAGGGCTGTTAAATTTCTACGAGGATGCCCAAGGTCTCACATATTAAAAGGGGGCTGAGGTTGTTCTGCGCTTTCACGTCTTGCAAAAGGTATAGTTGTGCTATTGTCTATCATATGCAGGTGTTTAAGCGTATTACagtttctattctttatttcagGGGTGTCAAATCTCCACGAGGATGAATTGTTATCAGTGAAGAGGCGGTGACTCTACCATACAATATCTTCCAGGGAATAAGGTATGTGAccagattttttttctctatatatatatcctactgtaAGAATGGCTGATTTTGAGGTGGCGTTGGTGcatgtttcattattattattgttattatttttatttttatttttttcgtattacaGTAAGAtaaatggggaaggggaaggaaaggaaggaaggaatggtggaattGTAGAAGTGTTCAATGGGAGTTACTGTgttgatgaaggggagggagggaaggaggaaaggagtgaacgAGTGATTGATGGAGAACTGTTCAATGGGAGTTACTGTGTTatgaaaagtgagggagggaaggaggaaaggagtgaacgAGTGATTGATGGAGAACTGTTCAATGGGAGTTACTGTGTTGAtatgggtgaaggagggaaggatggaggaagggagggaggaaaggagtgagcgAGTGTTTAGTGTGGTGAttactgagagaaggaaggagggagggaagaagtttaATAGTGCTTCACGTGGTGGTTCCTATAAGAGCCTCGTTAGGTTCAATCTCGAATAGTGATCATGTGTCACTGCGGGTAATTTGGACTCATCATCTTAATTGGTCTTTATCTAGATTCTGGATTAATTGGTGTCATCTTTTAACTGCGCAATATGTCTTAAACAAACCAGAGGAAATCATGATAGTTATTAACAAagaacgatctctctctctctctctctctctctctctctctctctctctctctctctctctctctctctctctctctctctcacacacacacacacacacacacacacacacacatggttccGTAGTGTAGTGGATTGACTCGCCAAAACTGTCGCCCACCAAGCTAAGTTCCATACCTTGCTACTGAGGCCGAAAAGATGTTGCTCTGACACGAGCGGGCACTGTTccctctcgatttttttttttttttttttttacattgcagcctattgcgccggtaggcttcttcccggtggatcctgatggtcggtccaaggcttctttccggtaggtcctgatggtcggcccagcccgttctggcgcaggcgagtgtttatagtggcgccagaaCGGGCGCAGTGTGGTAGAGTCTTTCCGTACCCGTAGATTGGTCAGTAGGCAGCTCCAAGCTCATCCGGGGAGGGTAATGTATTGTGTTCAAACGAAGTGTTCCTCTGGCGCTTTGGCAGTGTTTGTCAGGGCTCTTCTGATAAACTGAATTCCTCTTTGGCTGTCATAGAGGTTGTCTGCCGATCACAAATGCTCTCGTAATACATGTTTCTATATTAGTGGCCTCAGATTACCTCTTACACAAGACAGAAATTTGTGGTTAGCACTGTTTTATACGCAAAATGTTAACATTTAATTTACCAACAAAGTCTCAGCAAATCTCCTGCCACATTTAGTACCATTAGACTGATCAATGATACTTTTTCAGCAAATTTTTCTCCAGTTTATCATCAGCTTGTCAATTAAAGCAAGATAAACAGTGTGTTACGGGCGGAGCGTCACATAGGCAGTGACGCGGTAAATTCTACGGACACAGCCAACCATGTTTACATTACTGAACAGCTCAAACCTGCCATAACCAGTGTTTATACATACACTAGGTTTCGTTTTTTGGTCGCCCCTTCAACCACTCTTTACAGGGCGAATTCTTGATTTCATTAATGACTTAATAACTCTTGCAAATGACACTAATGCGTAAAAGTGGTATTGGATTTTTGGAGCGGTTCTTTCACTAATACATACTTATTTCATTTTACTTAATTTTGAAAAAAAGCATGTGAGTTTTGTGATATCTGCTGAGTCTAAAGGTGCCAACCATAACTGTTCCTTGTACTAGAGGTGAACTGAGGCAagtaatatataaacatgtatCACGAGAGCATGTAGGATGGACAGACAACCTCCTGAGAGCAAGAGAGGAATCCAGCCAAGCAGGAGAGGCCTGGCAAGCGCCGCCTTGGTACCAGAGGAACACTAAGTTCGAACAGACAAAGTTGGTGATTGTTAGTTCAGCACGTGATCACGCCCTTGGTGaaggaatgacacacacacacacacacacacacacacacacacacacacacacacacacacacacacacacaccacaggggATGTACATAAAAGCGAGTGG from Eriocheir sinensis breed Jianghai 21 chromosome 36, ASM2467909v1, whole genome shotgun sequence harbors:
- the LOC127007950 gene encoding extracellular tyrosine-protein kinase PKDCC-like isoform X1; protein product: MARSSHLSLYLTVYLCLCLLANLALVVVFLGGQTKRRPQPGEAQAWTPSSGQTLGCDNLLAISNLTLIGSGWTKAVYRGWYSTSWVAVKTVHTSGHDMTECKAAEVSVCYRRCAAKLLQEARMLHKLTHPNVIKVYGECVPEVEYSPGPPRSGVVAMVVELGRPVRVVEILQMGYEARLQLAVDVGRILLLLARSPVGPVLMKDFRREQFVIVDGSLKLSDVDDVVVGDPQCTTARDCVMQDSTKETILASVPCDRGLCRGFNSLLNSIYASQHFMRILIPYGGPPALEQTSLYIVEQQAQGRLDSEHLHRAIQALAHNFSTGGYLTHAEKQQINNFVVFHDSTVEREDFPCLRMEGMSCVQSVSSPAEAASLCSQLPACVAFVLLDQWAWTGRQMAVFKTGAKTVREKERHTLYVRRGQG
- the LOC127007950 gene encoding extracellular tyrosine-protein kinase PKDCC-like isoform X2, yielding MARSSHLSLYLTVYLCLCLLANLALVVVFLGGQTKRRPQPAWTPSSGQTLGCDNLLAISNLTLIGSGWTKAVYRGWYSTSWVAVKTVHTSGHDMTECKAAEVSVCYRRCAAKLLQEARMLHKLTHPNVIKVYGECVPEVEYSPGPPRSGVVAMVVELGRPVRVVEILQMGYEARLQLAVDVGRILLLLARSPVGPVLMKDFRREQFVIVDGSLKLSDVDDVVVGDPQCTTARDCVMQDSTKETILASVPCDRGLCRGFNSLLNSIYASQHFMRILIPYGGPPALEQTSLYIVEQQAQGRLDSEHLHRAIQALAHNFSTGGYLTHAEKQQINNFVVFHDSTVEREDFPCLRMEGMSCVQSVSSPAEAASLCSQLPACVAFVLLDQWAWTGRQMAVFKTGAKTVREKERHTLYVRRGQG